The nucleotide sequence TGCGCAACTCGATGCTGCCCGCCGACAACAGCTCAATGCTTTTATCCAGCTAAAAAGGAAATCGCCCACCTATAGACGCTGGCGGGCTTTTCTGACTAAATTCCTGTATTGGATCGAATGAAATTTATTAATAATTATCCTATAATGGTAACTTGCGATTTGGTTTTTTAGTATTTTGCAGTCCGCTTGAGATAAGAACTTATCAGCCCGTACCTTATCCGTATGAACAAAACATTACTAGTCAGTACGCTGGCCGCCCTATCCAGCCTAGCCGCAGGCGAGGCCATTGCACAGTCAACACAAACCAATATTGCGATTACTGATCCTACCTCCGTTACAACGGGCGGCTCCGATAATACGCTGGTGGGCGTAGGGGCCGGCAACCGGAATATGAGTGGTAACGGTAACCTGATTCTGGGCCGGGGCGCAGGTGTTCAGAACATGGCCGGAGCCCAGAATGCGTTTGTCGGTGGATTAGCAGGCCGTCAGAATTCGTCGGGAAGCTACAATAGCTTCTTTGGGTACGAAGCCGGTGCTGGTAACACGATCGGAAATAACAACTCGTTTCTGGGCAATGGAGCCGGATACACCAATACGGAAGGGTATGATAACCTGTTTGGTGGTTACCGGTCTGGTTACTTCAACAGCACGGGCCACCACAACGTCTTTATGGGATCGGGAGCTGGCTACAGTAATACAACGGGAGCAGACAACACCTTTATTGGAGCTGATGCCGGGGGCAGTAATACCACTGCAGCCGGTAACGTGTTTATCGGTTCGCTCTCGGGCTCATCGACAACGACCGGCAGTCAGAACACGTTTCTGGGTACGCAGTCGGGGCAGAATGTGACCACGGCAGCTGCGAATACTTTTGTGGGCTATCGGGCCGGGGCCAGCACAACCACCGGGGCTTATAATACCTTTTTAGGCGTACAGGCTGGTCAGAATAATACAACGGGTAGTTCTAATTTCATAATGGGCACCAACGCCGGGTCGGCGAATACGACGGGAACGGCTAACTTCTTCCTGGGCGATAACGCTGGTGCAGTCAATACCTCTGGCGGGTATAACGTGTATCTGGGCGCTAATGCCGGTAATGGAGCGGGTGTTAATGGATCCAATAACCTGTCGATTGGTTTTGAATCCGGCCGGGCAAACAACGGCGGCAACACTAATACGTTTGTAGGCTTCCGCGCTGATGCCGGAGCGGCTGGCCTGAGCAATGCAACGGCGATTGGCGCGAACGCAAAAGTAAACGTCAGTAATGCCATTGTGCTGGGTAATGCGGCTAACGTTGGGATTGGTAACACGGTCCCTACGGCGCGGCTGCACGTAACCAGCGGCACGAGCGGGCAGTCGGGGTTGCGGCTGGAGAATATAACCTCGGCCACCAGCACCTCAGTGAATGCCAGCAAGTTCCTGACCGTCGACGGAACCGGAAACGTTATCCTGGCCAATGTCGCTTCAGGGGCGCGGCAGGCTGCGGGGGCCGAAGCGGTGGAGTCGCTCTGGGAACGCAAAGGCAACTACCTGCTCAGCCGTCAGGGTGAGGGGCTCATCATCGGCTCGGGCGTGCAGAAGACGCCGGCCGACTACAACCTGTTTGTCTCCAAGGGCATTCTGACTGAGAAGGTCAAGGTGGCCGTACGCAACAGCTCGGACTGGAGCGACTATGTGTTTGGGTCGGGCTATGCGCTTCGTCCGCTGGGGGAGGTGGAGCGGTACGTGAAGGCCAACAAGCATCTGCCGGGTGTGCCCTCGGCCGCGGAGGTGGTTAGGGAGGGGGTTGATCTGGCCCGCATG is from Spirosoma taeanense and encodes:
- a CDS encoding autotransporter outer membrane beta-barrel domain-containing protein — encoded protein: MNKTLLVSTLAALSSLAAGEAIAQSTQTNIAITDPTSVTTGGSDNTLVGVGAGNRNMSGNGNLILGRGAGVQNMAGAQNAFVGGLAGRQNSSGSYNSFFGYEAGAGNTIGNNNSFLGNGAGYTNTEGYDNLFGGYRSGYFNSTGHHNVFMGSGAGYSNTTGADNTFIGADAGGSNTTAAGNVFIGSLSGSSTTTGSQNTFLGTQSGQNVTTAAANTFVGYRAGASTTTGAYNTFLGVQAGQNNTTGSSNFIMGTNAGSANTTGTANFFLGDNAGAVNTSGGYNVYLGANAGNGAGVNGSNNLSIGFESGRANNGGNTNTFVGFRADAGAAGLSNATAIGANAKVNVSNAIVLGNAANVGIGNTVPTARLHVTSGTSGQSGLRLENITSATSTSVNASKFLTVDGTGNVILANVASGARQAAGAEAVESLWERKGNYLLSRQGEGLIIGSGVQKTPADYNLFVSKGILTEKVKVAVRNSSDWSDYVFGSGYALRPLGEVERYVKANKHLPGVPSAAEVVREGVDLARMDAKLLEKVEELTLYLIELKKQNDLLIQRSNRLERENKAIRRTLHSLKKK